Genomic DNA from Panulirus ornatus isolate Po-2019 chromosome 9, ASM3632096v1, whole genome shotgun sequence:
tatatccctggggataggggattaagaatacttcccacgtattccctgcatgtcgtagaaggcgactaaaaggggagggagcggggggctggaaatcctcccctctcgtttttttttttttttaattttccaaaagaaggaacagagggggccaggtgaggatattccgaaaaaggcccagtcctctgttcttaccgctacctcgctaatgcgggaaatggcgaatagtttgaaaaaaaaagaaaaatatatatatatatatatatatatatatatatatatatatatatatatatatatatatatatatatatatatatatatttttttttttttttttttttttttgctttgtcgctgtctcccgcgtttgcgaggtagcgcaaggaaacagacgaaagaaatggcccaacccacccccatacacatgtatatacatacgtccacacacgcaaatatacatacctacacagctttccatggtttacaccagacgcttcacatgccctgattcaatccactgacagcacgtcaaccccggtataccacatcgatccaattcactctattccttgccctcctttcaccctcctgcatgttcaggccccgatcacacaaaatcgttttcactccatctttccacctccaatttggtctcccacttctcgttccctccacttccgacacatatatcctcttggtcaatctttcctcactcattctctccatgtgaccaaaccatttcaaaacaccctcttctgctctctcaaccacgctctttttatttccacacatctcccttacccttacgttacttactcgatcaaaccacctcacaccacacattgtcctcaaacatctctgtattgttgactggttggtaaggttatttaatgtatgtatgactcatggtgaggtgcctgaggattggcggaatgcgtgcatagtgccgttgtacaaaggcaaaggggataagagtgagtgctcaaattacagaggtgtaagtttgttgagtattcctggcaaattatatgggagggtattgattgagagggtgaaggcatgtacagagcatcagattggggaagagcagtgtggtttcagaagtggtagaggatgtgtggatcaggtgtttgctttgaagaatgtatgtgagaaatacttagaaaagcaaatggatttgtatgtagcatttatggatctggagaaggcatatgatagagttgatagagatgctctgtggaaggtattaagaatatatggtgtgggaggcaagttgttagaagcagtgaaaagtttttatcgaggatgtaaggcatgtgtacgtgtaggaagagaggaaagtgattggttctcagtgaatgcaggtttgcggcaggggtgtgtgatgtctccacggttgtttaatttgtttatggatggggttgttagggaggtgaatgcaagagttttggaaagaggggcaagtatgaagtctgttggggatgagagagcttgggaagtgagtcagttgttgttcgctgatgatgcagcgctggtggctgattcatgtgagaaactgcagaagctggtgactgagtttggtaaagtgtgtgaaagaagaaagttaagagtaaatgtgaataaaagcaaggttattaggtacagtagggttgagggtcaagtcaattgggaggtgagtttgaatggagaaaaactggaggaagtgaagtgttttagatatctgggagtggatctggcagcggatggaaacatggaagcggaagtggatcatagggtgggcgagggggcgaaaattctgggagctttgaagaatgtgtggaagtcgagaacattatctcggaaagcaaaaatgggtatgtttgaaggaatagtggttccaacaatgttgtatggttgcgaggcgtggactatggatagagttgtgcgcaggaggatggatgtgctggaaatgagatgtttgaggacaatgtgtggtgtgaggtggtttgatcgagtaagtaacgtaagggtaagagagatgtgtggaaataaaaagagcgtggttgagagagcagaagatggtgttttgaaatggtttggtcacatggagagaatgagtgaggaaagattgaccaagaggatatatgtgtcggaggtggagggaacgaggagaagagggagaccaaattggaggtggaaagatggagtgaaaaagattttgtgtgatcagggcctgaacatgcaggagggtgaaaggagggcaaggaattgagtgaattggagcgatgtggtataccggggttgacgtgctgtcagtagattgaatcaaggcatgtgaagcgtttggggtaaaccatggaaagctgtgtaggtatgtatatttgcgtgtgtggacgtatgtatatacatgtgtatgggggtgggttgggccatttctttcgtctgtttccttgcgctacctcgcaaacgcgggagacagcgacaaaaaaaaaaaaaaaaaaaaatatatatatatatatatatatatatatatatatatatatatatatatatatatatatttatatatatatatattgaatgcatctgtatatatgttgTGTTGGTAACGAGGGGtcctggtgttgacaggtgtgtgaACCCATCAAAAAGCTGCCCAAATGCCGCTACTTCCGAGACGTCACGTGGACCTTCATCACCTACCCTGACAACGTGACTCAGCAGATCATGCACTGCATCTGCCCCAGGAACTCGGTAGCTTACATCATCAAGCGGCAAGCCTACCACACCGACCAGGGACAAGGTTTCCAGTACAGCTTCGCCTGTTCCCCTCAGAGTGTAAGACAGGAGTTTAGTCTTGTGTTCTTATTACTTTATATATTCATGGGTAAAGAACCATCTTATGAACGATTCACTTATTTTTTTCAGTCAATCGATACATCACAGATAGTATAGCTGCTctaacgtgattttttttttctgacagcgACTTCGGTGTCAACGGAAGGAGCCCTGCCGTCTTTTCACTGTCAAGAAGAGACCACAGTTTGAGGAGGTGAACACTAACACTTTGTGCCAGTGTCCCCATGCTCACCACTGTCCCCGACACCATATGGAACCCGGCGTCATTCCAGGCAAGACGTACACAGAGGATTCCATACGGACCTACAGCGGCTATTGCATGTAAAGCTCTTATAGTGGCTTTCCTGGGTCCTCCGtcctactgcacacacacacacacacgtcaactttGACGAGCggttctaggtgtgtgtgtgtgtgtatgtgtcactaGGACCCAACCACAACAAgcgctcaccaccaacacctcaagAGCCCCAGTTTCTCCGAACCCCTTCCAGCGAAGTGGTAGACCCTGGGTTGTTGAATTAACGGTGGAACGTGATGATAAAGCGTGGTGCGAGGGACGTCACCGCCTACGCAAGAAGTAAACAAAGTACAGTACGACCTGTGTAGACTAGAGCGccaccagcggcagcagcagctctcccccgctcttcctcctcctcctctgcctcccgcTACCGTACCTGATTATGTGACGTTTTATGCTGATCCATCTGATTCTCAGCTCCAGGAGGTCAGTTGTCACTCTTATCCTGACATCAGTGCCAGATATCGGTGGCGCTTGTCATTTAGACTGAGCTGTTGATCTGCCGGGCAGCAATGAACAAGAGTTAATCATCATCTACAGACGTAACGACTGACAAACCTGCCGTTGAGGATTTCGATTCTCAAGCCCGTTTTCTCTGAACTGGTCTTGAGTTAGTTGTAGAAGTtctctttatttcatatttttgcaACGCTTAGCACTACGCATAAAAAAATCTTATGTAATGCCATACTTCCAGTACACACTCAGTTCGGGACTGTCTCAGGTTTTGATCCAGTAGACTAAAACAACTAAAGGACTACAGAGTCCAGACGACCGACCTTGTGCCTTATAGGCTTGAGTTCAGGGCCAGGTTCAAGGAGTATGTCATCTCACACTGACCACCTCAGAATGACAGGACAATTTgggctgccatatatatatatatatatatatatatatatatatatatatatatatatatatatatatatatatatatatatatatatatattagtacgaTGAATATATGAATTTTGAGTCGAGTCTCTTGTCCTTAATGCATAAAAATTATATGAAGGTTGATTGATGTTCGACACAAAACTTGGATGATGAGTTAGAATGTGTGCATTCTGAAGTATGGCTCGTGCAGGCCAGCCTACATCCTATCCTAGGACTGTGTGATCTACACCATCAGGCGATGGTTGGCCGgcttaagtatgtatatgttactGTATAGCGACGATGATGATTAACATAAAAGTGAAATGCATTTATTTTTAGTTGAGAATACCGTGCTAGTCAAGCTAGGTTGTAGAGTCGAAGGAATGACTGTAGTTCCTGTCTGTTGTGTCCCTCTTGCAACGGAGCTTGCAAGGCCTGGTCTCCCGTCCAGCActtgacgaccccctccccccaactttcagcctcaccaccatactccctctccctcactcgcaacatccccccaacaaccccccgcAACAACCCCGCTGCAATAAATCTTGCCGTAAAGAACCTGTCCACAACACTCGGCCACAACACTTACAaactcacaccacccctgccacaacacccACATCACCCTTACAACAACATTCCCAAGAGAGAAACCAATACTTATGATAACTTTCATCCGAATCTATAACTTGTAACAGGTCATACCTATTCATTTCGCTGTTTACCTTACAGTCAAATAGCCATTTTTGttagaagacgaagaaaacgttGTAGCAAGATTGGATGGTGTGGGTGAGCACCTCGTCCAGTTCTGGACGGCACCTGGCCTCTCCCCTACGCAGCCGGGCGTGAGCTTCAGTATGTGTGGACAGATTGTAGCTTCCTTGTATGTACAGAGGGAAGTCTTCTCTTGAAGAAGAGACATAAGTGTTTACTCGCTGGAGGGTACCTCTTCCTGTGTTCTACAATACTGGCTTAGTTAAGGGACTCCACATCCCATATTTATCTGTGATCCGCCGTATCTTTCTTTTGGgttcttttttatattctttcacGATTCTCTTGGACAGTTTACCTCCCCATGATTGCGATGCTCTCGTGGACAGTCCATTGTGCTGTTAAAGTAAGAATTCTTTTTTCGTCTCTaagacctcctctccccaccctaaaaaaaaaaaaagaaatgaacactCATACAGGTTATTCAGTCTCTGGACTCGTCCACGAGGCTTTGCTAGGACGCGGGGGGTCTCCCCCCGTCCGTGTTATGTTACATTCCAGACACTGGCACCTGCCACTTGTCCACTCGCCGTCTACAGGCCCTCGGATCCTCTTGGATCACCATCGACGCCACGAGTTCCCGTTCCCGTTCATGCAAGAGCCATGAAGCTCTTTGGTGGCAACGAGTAAGGCTGACTGAGTCGTCTCCAATAGCATACTGGAAACATGAATTAGGTGTCTGTGTCTCCATCTGCACCTACATGACATCAACAGAGCCTCAGAGACTAATGCACAACCTGGAACAGTAGCAGTTCTGGTGAATTATGATGTTGAGTGTATCAGCAGCAGGGATTAGTGTGGCCTGTGGCGTGACAGCGATGGCAAGGTGGGTCAGAGAGCGCCAGTGTCGGCAGCCCGCACTTCACCTTTTACTTACCTCTGGTAGGCGAGTGGGATTAGAGTGCGTGTCACTACTGGTAACCCGAACTTTACGTGGCAGAATGGAGCAGAGCGCGTCTGTATTGGCAGCACGCACCTCTCCCATGTTCTTGCTGGTGAAATGGAATAAAGTGCGTGTCAGTGTGGGCAGCCCCGCATTCTGCCCCTCACCTCCTTGTTTCCATTGAAACCCGTGACTCTTCCTTAttttattatgtatatttttgtatataggagatatataagaaatttttttGTTAAATAAAAGAATGATTCCAGCAGTAACAACGATGTTTTATTGCAAAACACCTTTCAGTTTACACATAAGAAGTGGATGCATAGAATGTAAATCAGTGACCACGTTCGTTATAGGAGAATTACAACACTAAGTATCTGGTAACCACAAAGTGGAGGTCTTTCTTCCCATCTCCAGCGACGGACGGGTTGACAGGTTGCTTGGTGGTTGGGGGAGCCTGAAAAGTGAGCAGTTGCTAATTGCAGATGATACGTTTCTAAAGTGGCAGTATCGAGAAAGAAACTTTAAAAGCTGGTGTCTAGGTTTGAGAGAGTctggaaaaggaggaagttgagagttgatgTAAACATGTAAGATAATGGTCTACAGCAAGGGCAGGGCAGATTAGATTACTTGAGTGCAAGTTTGCGTTGGAAGAACCTAGAGTGCTTTgtatacttgggagtggacgcgacagcgaatggaaccttaaGAGATGAAtcagaagggggagagggggcccTAAGATCTGAGctgtattgaagaatgtgtggaagtagagatcACTGTCTGCTGGAACAGagataggtatgtctgaaggtatctTAGTCCCAAAGTTGAGGTATAGATGCGAATCTTGGGACCTGAATGCAAAAaaaacagaggaggatggatgttttggaaatgaaatgttttaagacGATATGTGGGGAAAAGAGTATAGATCTTGTaaagactgtggtggtggacccgatctgcttgagagagagagctgaccagaGATGAGGGAAGAAAAATCGACTGAAGCAAGAGCTGGGAAGAGGAGACCTAAAACTAAAACCCTAAAACCCCACAGATTTATCTGTGGAGTTTGGCTGGGGAATAGACGTAAATGAATCCGTTGTTCTGTTCCTGGCGATTGCCTCAGGCGGAAGACGGCAGAAAAGTGTTATTCAATCTATGTTTCGTATACCTTTAACGTTCACATTATGTATGATGCTGGGTTTACTAGTTGTCTAAAGCTAAGGTCAGTAATAAAGCCAGGATCTGTATCATGCACTCTATAGAAAATCTTTTACTCGATAATAAGAGTTCAGTAGTCCAACAGAGAAGTGTTCGCATCAACTTACTGGCGTTGGCTTATCCTTCGCATGACAAGTTGTAAAATACAATTTCATCTAAAGCCAGAATCTCATTGTACATatctaaagtgaaaaaaaaatgataacgataatacgAAAAGGTGAGAATATATGAGAGTAGATTAGAAATCTATGATAAGTGCTGTGTCCCGGGACATTGTCACATTGGTGACAGTCAGAGTGAGTGTTAACGCTGTTGTGGTGGCATTATTAGCTTCGTGGCTGTTATGGACTTTTAAGTTTGGCTTCGGAAGTCGTTGTCACTGGTCCTTTAAGGGAAACAAGCACTTACTGCGGACGGCTAAGGACTTCCCAGGTGGCTACCAGGACAGTAGGAACTCCTGGAAAACAGGTAGGAAGGTGGAGTTCAAAGGTAAATAGACTCATTCTGCTCCGTAAACTCCCTCTCTAGTGCAAAAGTAAGGACGTTTTGTCGACTAATTTCGCGAAGGCGATGGGATTTTCGACTTTTGGCGCGTCATGTAGACAATATCCCCACGTTAAAAATAAATCTAGACTCAAATGTGATATTAATTACTTTTATTTCGACAGTGAGCAACAACCCATTCGACTCAGCTTCGGAAGCGATGGTTCAGATAATTGTTAGATGTAATAGCGAATTGCCTCTTCTGAGTCTAATTTTTTAGTTGACATGATTGTTTTTTGTCAGAATACAAGTATTTAAGCATTTACTGTCGTTTCTGGGGCTAGATCATTATTGCTTGAGGGAAATGTGTAAAAGTTACATGCGGAAAACCGAAAAGCTCAGCAAATTTGCCGAAATAGATCGGGTATTGACCCACTTCAACATTTCACAATGAAGTTTCCcgatcttctttctttcaaactattcgccatttcccgcattagcgaggtagcgttaagaacagaggactgggcctttgagggaataccctcacctggcccccttctctgttccttcttttggaaaattaaaaaaaaaaaaaaaaacgagaggggaggatttccagccccccccccccccgctccctcccctttaagtcgccttctgcgacacgcagggaatacgtgggaagtattctttctcccctatccccagggattgctTTGTCGCAGactccgcgttagcgaagtaacgcaaggaaacagacgaaagaatggctcaacccacccacatacacatgtatatacatacacgtccacacacgcaaatatacatacctatacatctcaacgtatacatatacatacacacacagac
This window encodes:
- the aos gene encoding protein giant-lens produces the protein MLPQLTCDLLLAVSSLIILAPENAHTTRLPPPNLLWPQEEHHHAPPPPTYDQRLPIRVFYQSGKTEDELPMCSPWSVCNKVDMYDSPRVERQCRCPAIQTCSATLDSSDGHTISDKTKMFKVCEPIKKLPKCRYFRDVTWTFITYPDNVTQQIMHCICPRNSVAYIIKRQAYHTDQGQGFQYSFACSPQSRLRCQRKEPCRLFTVKKRPQFEEVNTNTLCQCPHAHHCPRHHMEPGVIPGKTYTEDSIRTYSGYCM